A window from Drosophila miranda strain MSH22 chromosome Y unlocalized genomic scaffold, D.miranda_PacBio2.1 Contig_Y2_pilon, whole genome shotgun sequence encodes these proteins:
- the LOC117193913 gene encoding mitochondrial amidoxime-reducing component 1-like, whose protein sequence is MNWALAWQWRVGTLQRINLFPIKSCASLDSTPGREYDCDVLGMSINGIRDRTLMLLDENNTMVTARGYPHMKLIKPWQVSDNGIIISAPEMPELELDFKNLESPGQDLRTSIWGAPVDAKLCGDRFNKWFSQFILEKNTGLKLVHYPYPKPVKIICDDLKNMPFMRQEDSGTFNDGTSYMLMNLSSVDDLNTRIMNPVEPLQFRGGFEIKCDEHEPYAEDNWQWVRIGDEAVFRQVAPRTLCIVPNVNDNTGKRDVEGEPLKTLKSYRSFNHSSPLLGIHLGLRQPGKVKANDVVYVGEK, encoded by the exons ATGAACTGG GCGTTGGCTTGGCAGTGGCGGGTGGGAACGCTGCAGCGGATCAACTTATTTCCAATCAAGTCCTGTGCTTCACTTGACTCGACACCGGGCCGCGAGTACGATTGCGATGTACTTGGTATGTCAATCAATGGAATACGCGATCGCACATTAATGCTACTCGATGAAAATAACACTATGGTGACGGCAAGAGGTTATCCCCATATGAAGTTAATAAAGCCATGGCAAGTCTCGGACAATGGTATCATAATTAGCGCACCAGAAATGCCCGAATTGGAACTTGATTTCAAGAACTTGGAGAGTCCTGGCCAGGATTTGCGTACATCCATTTGGGGTGCCCCCGTTGATGCTAAGCTTTGTGGCGACCGGTTTAACAAGTGGTTCTCTCAGTTCATCTTGGAGAAGAACACCGGATTAAAGCTAGTGCACTATCCGTACCCAAAGCCAGTGAAGATAATTTGTGACGACTTGAAGAACATGCCCTTCATGAGACAAGAGGATTCG GGAACTTTTAATGATGGGACGAGCTACATGCTCATGAATCTGTCATCGGTCGACGACCTAAACACTCGAATAATGAATCCAGTGGAACCGCTGCAATTTCGAGGTGGCTTCGAAATAAAATGCGACGAGCACGAGCCCTATGCGGAGGACAATTGGCAATGGGTTCGCATTGGTGATGAGGCCGTTTTTCGTCAAGTAGCTCCGCGCACACTGTGCATTGTACCGAATGTTAATGACAATACAGGAAAGCGGGACGTCGAGGGCGAACCGTTGAAGACTTTGAAAAG CTATCGCTCGTTCAACCATAGCTCCCCACTTCTGGGCATACATTTGGGTCTCCGGCAGCCAGGAAAAGTTAAGGCCAATGATGTTGTGTATGTTGGGGAAAAGTAA
- the LOC117192574 gene encoding mitochondrial amidoxime-reducing component 1-like yields the protein MANSSSSLDISPKTLIGVGVGLAVVGGASFFLYRRYLQYRDAMPQKWRRVGTLQRINLFPVKSSAPLNLTPGLEYDCDVLGLSFEGIRDRTLMVLDESNTMVTARGYPQMLLIKSRNVSVNGLIFSAPGMPDLEFDFENLQSPGQDLHTSVWGAPVDAMICGERFNKWFSQFILKTETGLKLVHYPYPKAVKIINPRLKHMPYIKQVDSGTFNDATSYMLMNLSSVADLNTRIKNPVDPLQFRGNFELKADVDEPYAEDHWQWVRIGDEAVFRSVAPCMRCILPNINVNTAERDINGEPFKTLRRWPP from the exons ATGGCAA ACAGCAGCTCCAGCTTGGACATTAGTCCGAAGACACTCATCGGAGTGGGCGTTGGCTTGGCAGTGGTGGGAGGGGCGAGCTTTTTTCTCTACCGCCGGTATTTACAATACAGAGATGCTATGCCACAGAAGTGGAGGCGCGTGGGAACGCTGCAGCGAATCAACTTATTTCCGGTCAAATCCAGTGCTCCACTCAACTTGACACCAGGCCTCGAGTACGATTGCGATGTGCTTGGATTGTCATTCGAGGGAATACGCGACCGCACGCTAATGGTGCTCGACGAAAGCAACACGATGGTGACGGCACGGGGCTATCCTCAAATGTTATTGATAAAGTCACGGAATGTCTCGGTCAATGGCCTCATATTCAGCGCCCCGGGAATGCCCGATTTGGAATTTGATTTCGAAAACTTGCAGAGTCCTGGCCAGGATTTGCATACATCCGTTTGGGGCGCACCGGTGGATGCTATGATTTGCGGCGAACGGTTTAACAAGTGGTTCTCTCAGTTCATCTTGAAGACGGAGACCGGACTGAAGCTGGTTCACTACCCTTACCCGAAGGCCGTGAAGATCATCAATCCACGATTGAAGCACATGCCCTATATAAAGCAAGTGGATTCG GGCACCTTCAACGATGCGACAAGCTATATGCTCATGAATCTGTCATCGGTGGCCGATCTAAACACTCGAATTAAGAATCCCGTAGATCCGCTACAATTTCGAGGTAACTTCGAATTGAAAGCTGATGTAGACGAGCCCTATGCGGAGGATCATTGGCAATGGGTTCGCATTGGTGATGAGGCAGTTTTCCGTTCAGTGGCTCCTTGCATGCGTTGCATTCTACCGAATATTAATGTCAACACAGCGGAGCGGGACATCAACGGCGAACCGTTCAAGACTTTGAGAAGGTGGCCTCCTTAA
- the LOC108158496 gene encoding vesicle-associated membrane protein 7 gives MPILYSVISRGTTVLAKFAECVGNFAEVTEHIIGRIGVHNHKMTYTHGDYLIHYSCDNKLVYMCITDNEFEKSRAFFFLADIKQKFIQTYGLQVATAIAYAMNTEFSKVLAQQMVYFSQSSAVDNISRVHGQIDELKDIMVKNIDSLRDRGEKLELLVNKTENLSNNSVAFRKASRNLARHMFWKKIRVYVVVGIVMIFIIYVIVSMFCGGLAWQTCV, from the exons ATGCCGATATTGTATAGCGTCATCTCGCGCGGCACCACGGTGCTAGCCAAGTTTGCGGAGTGCGTTGGAAACTTTGCCGAAGTGACGGAGCACATTATTGGTCGGATTGGTGTGCACAACCACAAGATGACTTACACCCACGGCGACTATCTAATTCACTACTCATGCGACAACAAGCTGGTTTACATGTGCATAACCGACAAT GAGTTTGAAAAATCGCGAGCTTTCTTTTTTCTGGCGGATATCAAGCAAAAATTCATACAGACCTATGGGCTGCAGGTGGCCACGGCAATCGCCTATGCCATGAACACGGAGTTCTCGAAAGTACTGGCCCAGCAGATGGTCTACTTTAGCCAGTCGAGTGCTGTTGATAATATTTCTCGCGTCCATGGCCAGATTGACGAACTGAAAGACATCATGGTTAAGAATATTG ACAGTCTACGTGATCGTGGTGAAAAATTGGAGCTGCTCGTCAATAAAACAGAAAACTTGAGCAATAAC TCGGTTGCATTCCGCAAGGCATCAAGAAACTTGGCGCGGCATATGTTTTGGAAGAAGATTCGTGTCTATGTTGTTGTTGGGATAGTGATGATATTTATAATCTATGTTATTGTGAGCATGTTCTGCGGCGGTCTCGCCTGGCAGACGTGCGTTTAG